A region from the Geobacter benzoatilyticus genome encodes:
- the rfbG gene encoding CDP-glucose 4,6-dehydratase: protein MTENSFWQGKRVFVTGHTGFKGSWLCLWLHTLGAEISGYALAPPTEPSLFELARVGELVDSSVADVRDLDRLKTEMAKAAPEIVIHMAAQPLVRDSYKIPVDTYAVNVMGTVHLLEAVRCCPSVRAVVNVTTDKVYENREWVWGYRENEPFGGYDPYSNSKACSELVTAAYRSSYFNPGDYGKHGVALASARAGNVIGGGDWATDRLIPDVIRAILAGEPVRIRNPHAIRPWQHVLEPLSGYLLLAQRLYEEGARYGEGWNFGPEEKDARPVEWLVRRICTLWGDDASYGIDKGDHPHEAHYLKLDCSKAGAELGWRPRWSLDSALESIVSWTKTYRDGGDLRRACLAQIEAYE from the coding sequence GTGACGGAGAATTCTTTCTGGCAAGGCAAGCGGGTTTTCGTGACGGGTCATACCGGCTTCAAGGGGAGTTGGCTCTGCCTGTGGCTCCATACTCTCGGGGCGGAGATTTCCGGCTATGCCTTGGCCCCCCCCACCGAACCGAGCCTCTTCGAATTGGCGCGAGTTGGGGAGTTGGTCGATTCGTCCGTGGCCGACGTGAGGGACCTTGACCGGCTCAAGACGGAAATGGCGAAGGCCGCCCCGGAGATCGTCATCCACATGGCGGCGCAGCCGCTGGTGCGGGATTCTTACAAGATTCCGGTGGATACCTATGCCGTCAACGTCATGGGGACGGTTCACCTGCTGGAAGCTGTTCGCTGCTGCCCGAGCGTGAGGGCGGTGGTCAACGTCACTACCGACAAGGTCTACGAAAACCGTGAATGGGTATGGGGATATCGCGAGAACGAGCCGTTTGGCGGCTATGATCCCTATTCAAACAGCAAGGCATGCTCTGAGCTGGTGACGGCAGCCTATCGCTCATCCTATTTCAATCCCGGGGATTATGGCAAACATGGGGTCGCGCTTGCTTCTGCCCGGGCCGGCAACGTCATCGGCGGCGGCGATTGGGCCACTGACCGGCTGATTCCCGACGTCATCCGCGCAATCCTTGCGGGAGAACCGGTCAGGATTCGCAACCCCCACGCCATCCGCCCGTGGCAGCATGTGCTGGAACCCCTTTCCGGGTACCTGTTGCTGGCGCAGCGGTTGTACGAGGAGGGGGCCAGGTACGGCGAAGGGTGGAACTTCGGTCCTGAAGAGAAGGATGCCCGTCCGGTTGAGTGGCTGGTCAGGCGTATTTGCACACTTTGGGGGGATGATGCTTCCTATGGGATCGACAAGGGGGACCACCCCCATGAGGCCCATTACCTGAAACTCGACTGTTCCAAGGCCGGCGCGGAGCTGGGCTGGAGACCCCGGTGGAGTCTCGATTCTGCCCTTGAGAGCATTGTTTCATGGACCAAGACGTATCGCGACGGTGGCGACCTCAGAAGAGCCTGCCTCGCACAGATCGAAGCATACGAATAA
- the rfbF gene encoding glucose-1-phosphate cytidylyltransferase, producing MKVVILAGGLGTRLSEETVVRPKPMVEIGGRPILWHIMKIYSHYGFNDFVICLGFKGYMIKEYFSNYFLHMSDVTFDMRNNSMEVHQQHAEPWKVTLVDTGMDSMTGGRLKRVVPYLENETFMLTYGDGVANVDIGDLVRYHRSHGKPATVTSTQPSGRFGALNMGEDGTIYSFQEKPAGDGSWINGGFFVLEPAVIDRIAGDGTVFEKEPLEGLASDGQLMAYRHGGFWQPMDTLRDKQHLEALWNGGQAPWKVW from the coding sequence ATGAAAGTTGTTATTCTTGCCGGCGGATTAGGGACACGCCTCAGCGAAGAAACAGTGGTGCGGCCGAAACCGATGGTGGAGATCGGCGGCAGGCCGATTCTCTGGCACATCATGAAGATCTATTCCCATTATGGCTTCAACGATTTTGTCATCTGCCTCGGTTTCAAGGGGTACATGATCAAGGAGTATTTTTCCAACTACTTCCTGCATATGAGCGATGTCACCTTCGACATGCGGAACAATTCCATGGAAGTGCACCAGCAGCATGCGGAACCGTGGAAGGTGACCCTGGTGGATACCGGCATGGACTCCATGACTGGCGGACGTCTCAAGCGGGTTGTGCCATACCTGGAAAATGAGACCTTCATGCTTACCTATGGCGATGGCGTGGCCAATGTCGACATCGGCGATCTGGTTCGATATCACCGGAGCCATGGCAAGCCGGCAACGGTGACCTCGACTCAGCCGTCAGGCCGCTTCGGGGCACTGAACATGGGAGAGGACGGCACGATATATTCCTTCCAGGAAAAACCTGCTGGCGATGGTTCCTGGATCAACGGCGGTTTTTTCGTCCTGGAACCGGCGGTCATCGATCGCATTGCCGGTGACGGGACGGTCTTCGAGAAAGAACCGCTGGAAGGGCTTGCCAGTGACGGTCAGTTGATGGCTTACAGGCATGGCGGGTTCTGGCAGCCGATGGACACCCTGCGGGATAAGCAGCACCTGGAGGCTCTCTGGAATGGCGGACAGGCACCGTGGAAGGTGTGGTGA
- a CDS encoding winged helix-turn-helix transcriptional regulator, with translation MNDDVEKSLDSYRSFQLLSEIAGEEPLSQRELSRRLGIAVGLVNSYLKNLVAKGYVRVKNFPRNRYAYLLTPTGLAEKSRLAYQHLSYFTNLYTVARQDYLTLFQSLKSEGVTQVVFCGVDEVAEIAYLSLQEVGLELVAVLDEDAAGERFFGMPVAALAQGVESVSDVIVISSLKRKEHLRGLLERAGVQKRSIRVAGEGVQN, from the coding sequence ATGAACGATGATGTCGAAAAGTCTCTGGATTCCTACCGTTCCTTCCAGCTTCTCTCGGAAATTGCCGGTGAGGAGCCCCTTTCCCAGCGAGAACTCTCCCGCAGGCTCGGCATTGCGGTGGGGCTGGTGAATTCCTACCTGAAGAACCTTGTGGCCAAGGGGTACGTGCGGGTGAAGAACTTTCCCCGCAATCGCTACGCCTACCTCCTCACGCCCACGGGGCTTGCCGAAAAAAGCCGGCTCGCCTACCAGCACCTGAGCTATTTCACCAATCTCTATACCGTTGCCCGGCAGGATTACCTGACGCTGTTCCAGTCCCTCAAGTCGGAGGGGGTGACGCAGGTGGTTTTCTGCGGTGTCGATGAGGTGGCGGAGATCGCCTATCTCTCCCTTCAGGAGGTGGGGCTGGAACTGGTCGCGGTTCTGGATGAGGATGCAGCCGGTGAAAGGTTTTTCGGCATGCCGGTAGCGGCTCTTGCCCAGGGAGTTGAGTCTGTTTCCGATGTTATTGTTATTTCTTCGCTTAAGCGGAAGGAGCACCTTCGGGGGCTGTTGGAACGGGCCGGCGTGCAGAAGCGCAGCATCCGCGTTGCCGGTGAAGGGGTACAAAATTGA
- a CDS encoding glycosyltransferase family 4 protein: MVAPTPFFSDRGCHVRIYEEARALMACGHEVRIATYHLGRDMPGIATDRTVSVPWYRKLSAGPSWHKPYLDILLFFTALRAARRMRPDLIHAHLHEGAFFGVFLKKILGIPLLFDCQGSLTGELADHGFAREGSLLYRVFALMEGWINRNADAIITSSGAGRDDLVGRWGVPARKVTALMDGVDTAVFRPYPRDEVRRRLGIAPQVPLVVFLGVLNRYQGIDLLLSSMVILKAKGSPVRFLVMGFPDGGYRERARELGVEDMVTFTGRIDYGKASAYLSAGDMAVSPKISLTEANGKLFNYMACGLPTVVFDTPINREILGDAGVYARFGDAADLADRIEALAADGAGRDRLGQQARDRAEKEHSWRARGGELSGIYRRLANPAGSR, encoded by the coding sequence ATGGTGGCTCCCACGCCGTTTTTCTCCGACCGCGGGTGCCACGTCAGGATTTACGAGGAGGCCAGGGCGCTCATGGCCTGCGGACACGAGGTCCGGATTGCCACCTACCACCTGGGGCGCGACATGCCCGGCATCGCCACGGACCGCACCGTCAGCGTCCCCTGGTACCGGAAACTCTCGGCCGGACCCTCCTGGCACAAGCCCTACCTTGACATCCTTCTCTTCTTCACTGCCCTGCGCGCCGCCCGCCGGATGCGTCCCGACCTGATTCATGCCCATTTGCATGAAGGGGCCTTCTTCGGCGTCTTTCTGAAGAAAATCCTGGGTATCCCGCTTCTCTTCGACTGCCAGGGGAGCCTCACGGGGGAGTTGGCCGACCACGGCTTTGCCCGGGAAGGATCGCTTCTCTACCGCGTCTTCGCCCTGATGGAGGGGTGGATCAACCGCAACGCGGATGCCATCATCACCAGTTCCGGCGCCGGGAGGGACGACCTCGTGGGGCGATGGGGCGTCCCGGCCCGCAAGGTGACCGCCCTCATGGACGGGGTGGATACGGCGGTGTTTCGCCCCTATCCCCGGGACGAGGTTCGCCGCAGGCTCGGTATCGCGCCCCAGGTGCCGCTGGTGGTCTTTCTGGGGGTCCTGAACCGCTACCAGGGGATCGATCTTCTCCTTTCCTCCATGGTGATCCTCAAGGCGAAGGGGAGCCCGGTCCGGTTCCTGGTCATGGGATTCCCTGATGGGGGCTACCGGGAGAGGGCGCGGGAGCTGGGGGTGGAAGATATGGTCACCTTCACCGGCCGCATCGACTACGGCAAGGCGTCCGCCTACCTCTCGGCGGGGGATATGGCCGTGTCGCCGAAGATTTCCCTTACCGAGGCCAACGGCAAGCTCTTCAACTACATGGCCTGCGGGCTCCCCACCGTGGTGTTCGACACCCCCATAAACCGGGAGATACTCGGTGATGCCGGGGTTTACGCGCGGTTTGGCGATGCCGCCGACCTGGCCGACAGGATCGAAGCCCTTGCCGCCGATGGTGCGGGAAGGGACCGGCTCGGCCAACAGGCTCGCGACCGCGCCGAGAAGGAACATTCGTGGCGGGCCCGTGGGGGGGAGTTGTCCGGTATCTACCGGCGTCTTGCCAACCCGGCAGGTTCACGCTGA
- a CDS encoding glycosyltransferase family 2 protein, translated as MRGNAENSPTGLSIVVPIYNEEENVPPLYDRVTAALAGTGIDYELILVDDGSSDGSFMLLKQLAEKDQRVKVIRFRRNFGQTAAMAAGFGVARGRVVVPMDGDLQNDPADIPMLLAKIDEGYDVVSGWRKDRQDTFINRRLPSIIANGLISRMTGVHLHDYGCTLKAYRREVLDGVNLYGEMHRFVPALASQVGARVAELPVRHHPRLHGTSKYGISRTTRVVLDLMTVKFLLSYSTKPIQLFGKWGIYTILAGFATGSLTLWMKLFEGMSMNRNPLLILTAFLLFGGVQFIALGLLGEVNARTYHESQGKPIYVVREKINLGEG; from the coding sequence GTGAGGGGGAATGCGGAAAATTCGCCGACGGGGCTCAGCATCGTAGTTCCCATCTACAACGAAGAGGAGAACGTCCCCCCGCTTTACGATCGGGTTACCGCGGCCCTGGCCGGTACGGGGATCGACTATGAGCTGATCCTGGTGGATGACGGCTCCAGCGATGGTTCTTTCATGTTGCTGAAGCAGCTTGCGGAGAAGGACCAACGGGTGAAGGTGATCCGCTTCCGCCGCAACTTCGGCCAGACCGCGGCCATGGCCGCCGGTTTCGGAGTGGCCAGGGGAAGGGTGGTTGTTCCCATGGATGGCGATCTCCAGAACGACCCGGCCGATATTCCCATGCTCCTGGCGAAGATCGACGAGGGGTACGACGTGGTTTCCGGCTGGCGCAAGGACCGCCAGGACACCTTCATCAACCGCCGGCTCCCCTCCATTATCGCCAACGGCCTCATCTCGCGCATGACCGGGGTCCACCTTCACGACTACGGCTGCACCCTCAAGGCCTACCGCCGCGAGGTGCTCGACGGGGTGAACCTCTATGGCGAGATGCACCGTTTCGTGCCGGCCCTGGCCTCCCAGGTGGGGGCACGGGTGGCGGAGCTGCCGGTGCGGCACCACCCACGGCTCCACGGCACCAGCAAGTACGGCATCTCCCGCACCACGCGGGTGGTCCTCGACCTCATGACGGTGAAGTTTCTCCTCTCCTACTCCACCAAGCCGATTCAGCTTTTCGGCAAATGGGGGATCTACACCATCCTCGCCGGATTCGCCACCGGCAGCCTCACCCTCTGGATGAAGCTCTTCGAGGGGATGAGCATGAACCGCAACCCGCTCCTGATCCTCACGGCGTTCCTCCTCTTCGGCGGAGTCCAGTTCATCGCCCTGGGGCTTCTGGGCGAGGTGAACGCCCGGACCTACCACGAGTCCCAGGGAAAACCCATTTACGTGGTCAGGGAGAAGATCAACCTGGGTGAAGGGTAG
- a CDS encoding glycosyltransferase, with translation MDDSLTFTIIIPVKPAGEVRALDRLRKSVDYPPERFEVLVAEGRRPSRQRNLAAAEAKGEVLYFLDDDSLTEPGFLRRAARHFSEPAVSVVGGPSLTPETDTIFQRSAGIALSSLLGGGGARNRYRKTGVARPTSERELILCNMAVRKEIFLAMGGLDERLYPNEENELLDRVSRKGFRLIHDPDLAVHRSQRPGLGAFCRQFLGYGRGRGEQTRIAGVRSAIDFLPSLFLVYLLALAVSHSGMALLPLCVYGLAVLASSLAGGAKQRLLPAVPWLIILYPALHICYGAGFVQGILSPRFVRNGGLAVDVTLRCAKALNAPWGDRFREDR, from the coding sequence ATGGACGATTCTCTTACCTTTACTATCATCATTCCCGTAAAACCCGCAGGTGAGGTGCGTGCGCTCGATCGGCTCCGGAAGAGTGTGGACTACCCCCCTGAGCGCTTCGAAGTCCTGGTGGCCGAAGGGCGGAGGCCGAGCCGCCAGCGCAACCTGGCCGCAGCAGAGGCCAAAGGCGAGGTGCTTTACTTCCTGGATGATGACTCGCTGACGGAACCCGGTTTCCTGCGCCGCGCTGCCCGGCATTTTTCGGAGCCGGCGGTGTCAGTCGTTGGGGGGCCATCCCTCACCCCGGAAACCGATACTATTTTCCAACGTTCAGCCGGGATTGCCTTGTCCTCCCTCCTGGGAGGGGGAGGGGCGCGAAACCGTTACCGCAAGACCGGTGTGGCGCGCCCCACGAGTGAGCGGGAGCTGATTCTCTGCAATATGGCAGTGCGCAAGGAAATATTCCTTGCCATGGGAGGGCTTGACGAGCGGCTTTATCCCAACGAGGAAAATGAGCTGCTGGATCGCGTTTCCCGAAAAGGATTCCGCCTCATTCATGATCCGGATCTTGCGGTGCACAGAAGCCAGCGTCCGGGGCTGGGAGCGTTCTGCCGCCAGTTTCTCGGCTATGGCCGCGGCCGCGGGGAGCAGACCAGAATTGCCGGGGTCCGCTCGGCAATCGATTTCCTCCCGTCCCTGTTTCTGGTCTATCTTCTGGCGCTTGCGGTATCGCACTCCGGCATGGCGCTGCTGCCGCTTTGTGTTTACGGCCTTGCGGTGCTTGCATCATCGCTGGCGGGGGGGGCGAAGCAGCGACTCCTTCCTGCCGTCCCTTGGCTCATAATCCTGTACCCGGCACTTCACATCTGCTATGGCGCAGGTTTTGTGCAAGGCATCCTGTCTCCACGTTTTGTACGCAATGGAGGTCTTGCTGTCGATGTTACTCTCCGCTGTGCGAAAGCGCTTAACGCCCCCTGGGGAGATCGCTTCCGGGAGGACCGGTAA
- a CDS encoding cytochrome c3 family protein codes for MRSEARIGLAVVMLMAAVGTASALSIKNSKHDLSKDATGVTYQATNTDQICVFCHTPHNAVQNIPLWNRTNPTASNFTLYSSSSMNNKPVKSGFTADSISLFCMSCHDGATGLGSAVHNDPNGTPITMDASGSVISGDANLTTDLQDDHPVNFLVTAADISADGNLGSLDTATNPPTMKTADVSKGLPLFKSGRGDTTLECGSCHAVHDNTNAPFLRTTMAGSKLCLGCHKK; via the coding sequence ATGAGAAGTGAGGCAAGAATAGGATTGGCAGTGGTGATGCTTATGGCGGCCGTTGGAACGGCCTCGGCACTCTCCATCAAGAACTCGAAGCATGACTTGAGCAAAGATGCAACAGGCGTAACGTACCAGGCAACAAACACCGACCAGATTTGTGTATTCTGTCACACCCCACACAACGCGGTTCAGAATATTCCCCTGTGGAACCGCACAAACCCGACGGCAAGCAACTTTACCCTTTATTCGTCGAGCAGCATGAACAATAAGCCGGTAAAGAGCGGATTTACCGCAGACTCCATCTCGCTGTTCTGCATGAGCTGCCATGATGGCGCCACCGGCCTGGGTTCTGCCGTACACAACGATCCGAATGGTACCCCAATTACCATGGATGCTTCCGGCTCGGTAATCAGTGGCGATGCCAACCTGACTACGGACCTGCAGGATGATCACCCGGTTAACTTCCTGGTTACGGCGGCAGATATTTCCGCAGACGGGAACCTCGGTTCACTTGACACTGCCACTAACCCGCCGACCATGAAAACGGCCGATGTAAGCAAGGGTCTCCCGCTCTTTAAGTCGGGGCGCGGCGATACAACCCTCGAGTGCGGCAGCTGCCATGCCGTCCACGATAATACTAATGCTCCGTTCCTCCGTACCACCATGGCAGGCAGCAAGCTCTGCCTCGGTTGCCATAAGAAATAA
- a CDS encoding 6-bladed beta-propeller: protein MKAIRIISRLIILTALAALFAGCAGQQVQQQRYFWPPLPERPRLEWIGAYSSENDFPKEGFAAFLEKVAGGEDVMGLMKPVDIYSDGKGMVYVADPGLRGVVVFNMNERRVGFLGGDSSLSQFSIPVSVDGDSQGNIYVSDADRNRILVFDSNGAINRFIDTKTNVQRVGGITLDEKRQRILVVDTRGHQIVILDMQGNLITTIGKRGAEDGTFNFPVAVTLNHQGEIIVADAMNARIQIFDNDGKFLRKFGQRGDGPADFQIIKGVAVDSEDHIYVTEGKGHKLIIFGTNGEYLLTVGGLYSSITTGKQAPGGFVIPQGICIDDKDVVYVVDQLNRRFQVFQYISDAFLSRNPISGVQGGVVK, encoded by the coding sequence ATGAAAGCAATTCGCATCATCAGCAGGCTTATTATTTTAACGGCCCTGGCAGCGCTTTTCGCCGGTTGTGCCGGACAGCAGGTGCAGCAGCAGCGCTATTTCTGGCCGCCGCTCCCTGAGCGCCCACGTCTCGAATGGATTGGGGCATACAGCAGCGAAAACGACTTCCCGAAGGAAGGTTTTGCCGCGTTTTTAGAGAAGGTTGCGGGTGGTGAGGACGTAATGGGCCTTATGAAACCCGTTGATATCTATTCCGACGGCAAGGGAATGGTCTACGTTGCGGATCCGGGGCTCCGTGGTGTCGTGGTGTTCAACATGAATGAACGCCGGGTAGGGTTTCTGGGGGGGGATAGTTCATTAAGCCAGTTTTCCATTCCGGTTTCAGTTGACGGCGACTCCCAGGGAAATATCTATGTATCAGATGCGGACAGGAACCGGATCCTGGTTTTTGACAGTAATGGGGCAATCAACCGTTTTATCGACACAAAAACCAACGTGCAGCGTGTCGGTGGCATCACTCTTGACGAAAAACGTCAACGAATACTGGTTGTTGATACCCGTGGGCATCAAATAGTCATCCTCGATATGCAGGGGAATCTGATTACGACCATCGGCAAGCGGGGAGCGGAAGACGGTACGTTCAACTTTCCCGTGGCAGTTACCCTTAACCATCAGGGAGAGATCATTGTGGCCGACGCCATGAATGCCCGCATTCAGATTTTTGACAATGATGGGAAATTCTTGCGCAAATTCGGTCAACGGGGAGATGGGCCCGCTGATTTCCAGATAATCAAGGGGGTGGCTGTCGATTCTGAAGATCACATCTACGTCACTGAGGGAAAGGGGCATAAGCTGATTATATTCGGGACCAATGGTGAATATCTTCTCACCGTAGGAGGTCTTTATTCTTCCATAACAACCGGCAAGCAGGCACCCGGCGGCTTTGTCATACCCCAGGGGATCTGCATCGACGATAAGGATGTGGTTTACGTGGTTGACCAGCTTAACCGTCGTTTTCAGGTTTTTCAGTACATTTCCGATGCTTTCCTTAGCCGCAACCCGATTTCTGGTGTTCAGGGCGGTGTCGTGAAGTAG
- a CDS encoding cytochrome c3 family protein — MSRRGIIGIAAAMLLASAATAFGAVTFIYPGPNTWVANSKHLILKLNSTEVTGVKIGVNGVVSDLLVVGSPEYRRAFQDILIVQPVWDRGRNEVTVETFIGNSRAETVQALVYFAPNAERSSIPPEFKPYPFHLPELEARCVGCHEMTPSSDQALSTLNKENPCIGCHRKILDVKFVHGPAGTYSCGYCHNDKAAQRYAVTKREAALCNECHSDKSAEFAKRKYIHGPIAGGMCEVCHDSHGSANYAQLKAPINELCLSCHESIKKTPHVVRTTTGAGHPVSGVKDPSAPKTGREMSCISCHNPHSSDVRYFFVNNADDRLLLCQMCHNK, encoded by the coding sequence ATGTCCCGCAGGGGAATAATCGGAATAGCGGCGGCAATGTTGCTTGCCTCGGCAGCTACGGCATTCGGGGCGGTTACTTTCATCTACCCCGGACCCAATACCTGGGTTGCAAACTCAAAGCACCTGATTTTGAAGTTGAACAGCACCGAGGTTACCGGTGTGAAAATCGGGGTGAACGGTGTTGTCAGCGACCTTCTTGTGGTCGGCTCGCCGGAGTACCGGCGCGCTTTCCAGGATATTCTCATCGTGCAGCCGGTGTGGGACCGGGGGCGCAATGAGGTGACGGTGGAAACATTTATCGGCAACAGCCGGGCTGAGACCGTTCAGGCTTTGGTGTACTTTGCGCCCAATGCGGAACGGTCATCCATCCCGCCGGAATTCAAGCCGTATCCGTTTCACTTGCCGGAGTTGGAGGCCCGCTGTGTGGGTTGCCACGAGATGACTCCTTCATCAGACCAGGCCCTGAGTACTCTTAATAAAGAAAACCCCTGCATCGGCTGCCATCGGAAGATACTTGACGTTAAATTCGTCCATGGCCCGGCCGGCACCTATTCCTGCGGCTATTGCCATAATGATAAGGCGGCGCAGCGGTATGCGGTTACCAAGCGGGAGGCAGCCCTCTGCAACGAGTGCCATAGCGACAAGTCTGCCGAGTTTGCGAAGCGTAAATATATCCATGGCCCGATTGCCGGCGGGATGTGCGAGGTCTGCCACGATTCCCACGGCAGCGCCAACTACGCCCAGCTCAAGGCTCCCATCAACGAGCTCTGCCTGTCATGTCACGAGTCCATCAAAAAGACTCCCCACGTGGTGCGCACTACGACTGGCGCTGGTCACCCGGTCAGCGGCGTAAAGGACCCGTCGGCCCCCAAGACCGGCCGTGAGATGTCGTGCATTTCGTGCCACAACCCCCATTCAAGCGACGTGCGGTATTTCTTTGTCAATAATGCCGACGACCGCTTGCTGCTCTGCCAGATGTGTCATAATAAATAA
- a CDS encoding cytochrome c3 family protein codes for MPDGCNTRCHKSKVREMFVHGPVGSDDCIACHNPTGLEHPKQPGAFRLIGEGAKLCDVCHESKASKKVVHPPVAKGACLDCHDVHQSPYRMQLKAYGASLCFGCHGEEQFKAKHGHAPVAEGSCLKCHDPHQSDNPALLRESGAGLCFLCHDKKMTEGVSIHGPVAAGDCTACHAPHGSQFGKILKDAFPEKFYLPYAQENFALCFECHTKDLAEDKRTDTLTGFRNGDRNLHQLHINKPDKGRSCQTCHDAHAARQQRLIKERIPGFGSWEIPIRYTKTDTGGTCVAGCHKPKSYDRLRALINP; via the coding sequence GTGCCGGACGGTTGCAATACCCGCTGTCACAAGAGCAAGGTCCGGGAAATGTTCGTGCATGGCCCCGTGGGCTCCGACGACTGTATCGCGTGCCATAATCCCACCGGCCTGGAGCATCCGAAGCAGCCCGGGGCTTTCCGCCTGATTGGCGAGGGGGCCAAGCTGTGCGATGTCTGTCACGAAAGCAAGGCAAGCAAGAAGGTGGTTCATCCCCCTGTGGCCAAGGGGGCGTGCCTGGATTGCCATGATGTGCATCAATCTCCTTACCGCATGCAGCTCAAAGCCTATGGAGCCTCGCTTTGTTTCGGGTGCCACGGTGAGGAGCAGTTTAAGGCAAAACATGGACATGCGCCGGTTGCGGAAGGCTCCTGCCTGAAATGCCATGACCCCCACCAGTCGGACAACCCTGCGCTCCTCAGGGAGAGTGGTGCGGGGCTCTGTTTTCTCTGTCATGACAAAAAAATGACTGAAGGTGTGTCAATTCACGGTCCGGTAGCCGCAGGCGATTGTACCGCCTGCCATGCACCCCACGGCTCGCAGTTCGGCAAAATTCTGAAAGATGCGTTTCCGGAAAAGTTTTACCTCCCCTATGCCCAGGAGAACTTTGCTCTCTGTTTCGAGTGCCACACAAAGGATCTTGCCGAGGATAAGCGCACCGACACTCTGACCGGGTTTCGCAACGGCGACCGCAACCTGCATCAGCTCCACATCAACAAGCCCGACAAGGGGCGCTCATGCCAGACCTGCCACGATGCCCACGCGGCAAGGCAGCAGCGGCTCATCAAGGAGCGGATTCCCGGCTTCGGAAGCTGGGAGATACCTATCCGCTACACTAAGACCGATACCGGAGGCACTTGCGTGGCGGGATGCCACAAGCCCAAGTCCTACGACCGGCTCCGGGCTCTTATAAATCCGTAG
- the ccsB gene encoding c-type cytochrome biogenesis protein CcsB, translating into MTSSMLFNIATFSYLISMLVFFTFLAVKSKQVGFTGSLVAYFGFVVHTAAIILRWKESYDIGMGHAPLSNLYESVVFFSWTIILIFGAIDLKYKYRVVGAFVVPFALLGMAWAQLGMDSGIQPLVPALQSNWLLYHVITCFLGYAAFAVACGISIMYLIKAGKDEPSGGAQTGGIIAMFPSIKILDDLNYKAIIIGFPLLTLGIITGAAWANYAWGTYWSWDPKETWSLIVWFIYAAFLHARFTRGWVGKKAAVLSIVGFAATIFCYLGVNLLLSGLHSYGGG; encoded by the coding sequence ATGACCAGTTCAATGCTGTTCAATATCGCTACTTTTTCATACTTGATTTCAATGCTTGTTTTCTTCACGTTTCTGGCTGTGAAGAGCAAACAGGTGGGATTTACCGGAAGTCTTGTGGCGTATTTCGGATTTGTCGTCCATACGGCCGCGATTATTCTCCGGTGGAAAGAATCCTATGATATCGGGATGGGCCATGCCCCCCTGTCAAACCTCTATGAGTCGGTGGTCTTCTTCTCCTGGACCATTATTCTCATCTTCGGTGCCATCGACCTTAAGTACAAGTACCGGGTTGTCGGGGCTTTCGTGGTTCCCTTTGCACTTCTGGGAATGGCCTGGGCGCAGCTGGGGATGGACAGCGGCATCCAGCCGCTGGTGCCGGCGCTCCAGAGCAACTGGCTTCTCTATCATGTTATTACCTGCTTCCTGGGCTACGCTGCATTCGCTGTGGCCTGCGGTATCTCCATCATGTACCTGATCAAGGCGGGCAAGGATGAGCCGTCAGGGGGAGCCCAGACCGGCGGGATAATCGCCATGTTCCCTTCGATCAAAATTCTTGACGATTTGAACTACAAGGCGATTATTATCGGTTTCCCGCTCCTTACACTGGGCATCATAACCGGTGCCGCCTGGGCCAACTATGCCTGGGGCACCTACTGGAGCTGGGACCCGAAGGAGACCTGGTCCCTCATTGTCTGGTTCATTTACGCTGCGTTTCTCCATGCGCGCTTTACCCGCGGGTGGGTCGGCAAGAAGGCTGCGGTTCTGTCCATTGTGGGCTTTGCCGCGACTATTTTCTGCTACCTGGGGGTTAACCTCCTGCTCTCCGGTCTTCACAGTTACGGAGGGGGGTAA